ATTGCCGGCCGACTCGCCGCCGACGTATTAGAAATGATCACCCCGTATGTCAAGCCGGGCATCAGCACTGGCGAGCTAGATCAAATTTGTCATGACTATATAGTTAACGTGCAAAACGCCATTCCTGCGCCACTAAATTACAATGGCTTCCCCAAATCTGTTTGCACCTCGGTAAATGAAGTCATTTGTCACGGTATTCCATCAGACAAAAAAATACTCAAGGATGGTGACATCTTAAATATTGATGTCACCGTAATAAAAGACGGCTGGCACGGTGACACTAACCGCATGTATTACGTCGGCACAGTGCCTGAGCACGCCAAGCGCCTGTGCGAAGTCACTCAGGAATGCTTATACCAAGCGATTGCGCTGGTTAAGCCCGGCTGCACACTTAGCGACATAGGCACTACTATCGCCAAACATGCGCGCGGCAAACACTACAGCGTTGTAGAAGAGTACTGCGGACACGGCATCGGTCTTGTGTTCCATGAAGATCCGCAGGTACTGCATTACGGCGAAGGCTATAACCGTCGCAATGATCTAGTGTTAAAGGAAGGCATGACCTTCACCATTGAACCGATGATCAATGCAGGAAAAAAGCAAACCAAACTCAATACCAAAGATGGCTGGACCGTTACCACACGAGATCGCCGCCTGTCGGCACAATGGGAACACACCATGGCCGTAACCGCGGACGGTGTCGAAGTCCTTACTGCACGTCCCGATGAACCTTTCTATCGAGAGCTATAATGAGTCAATCTGCACTCCCGGACATCCATGCGCTGGCGCAGCCCGGTGAGTCCATAAAGACTTACAAAAATTATCTGAAAACGCTGGCCAGCGACCTAAAAACCAGTTTCGAGGCTGGTGAAAACATTCGCACCCTCGTCACACTGCGTTCACAGCGTATCGATGAATTATTGCAGGGCATTTGGCAAAGCTACCAGTGGGGCGACGATATAAGCCTCATCGCCGTCGGTGGCTATGGGCGGGGCGAGTTACACCCCTACTCCGACATTGATCTGCTCATCCTCACCAGCGACGACTGCGCGGATTACCGCGACAATATCGAGAGCCTCATCACGCTACTCTGGGACATTAATCTGGAGATTGGTCATAGTGTCCGCAGTATGGGTGAGTGCTGCCAAACCGCAGCTGACGACATCACGGTAGCCACCAACTTGATGGAATCGCGCACTCTGGCCGGGAACCCCGAGCTGCACACCGAATTAATGCACAAGGTCGGCCCCGACAATATCTGGCCGAGCAGCGAATTTTTCCGCGCAAAATGGGACGAGCAAATATCCCGTCACCGCAAATACGCCAATTCCGAATACAATCTAGAACCCAATGTTAAGAGTTCTCCCGGCGGCCTGCGCGATATTCAAATGATTGGCTGGGTTGTTAAACGCCATTTCGGCGCCCAATCTATCGACGAGCTAGTAGAGCGCCAATTCCTAAGCAAAGAAGAGCTGGACACACTCAAGGATGGCCAGGACTTTTTGTGGAAGATGCGATTTGCCCTACATCTATTAGCGGGACGCGAAGAAGATCGGCTGGTATTTGACCATCAACGCACCCTAGCCGCGCAATTTGGCTTTACTGATGGCGACGGCAAGCTCGCCGTAGAGCAATTTATGCAGCAGTATTATCGCTGGGCAATGCATCTTGGCGAACTTAACGATGTGTTAATGCAGCACTTCGACGAAACCATATTGCGGGCTTGCGAGGCAGAGACTGTCTTCGAAATTAATAGCCGCTTCCGGGTGCGCAACGGCCACATTGAAGTTTGTAATGCCAAGGTATTCAGCAAAACCCCCTCCGCGCTGATGGAAATATTTGTATTAATGGCGAGTAATGACGCCATTGATGGCGTGCGCGCGAGCACCATTCGGCTGATTCGAAAATCTCATCATCTTATCAATGATAGCTTTCGCGCCAACCCCAAAAATAAACGCTACTTCTTAGAATTGCTGCGCTCACCACAAAGAGTGGCGCTAAGCCTACGCCGCATGAAGCGCTTTGGCATACTCGACAAATTCATTCCGGCCTTTGCCGGCATTGTCGGTCAAATGCAGCACGACCTTTTCCATATTTATTCAGTCGATGCGCACACCTTAGAGCTAATCAAGAATATAAGCCGCTTCCGTTATCCAAGCATGGTGGAAACCTACCCGATGGCCTGCAGAATTATGCAGCGCCTACCTAAACCCGAGCTATTGTATTTAGCCGGTTTATTTCACGATATCGCCAAAGGCCGCGGCGGCGACCACTCCAGCCTAGGCGCGGTTGATGCGCGGGAGTTTTGCGCGCACCTGGGCCTCAATAAGCGCGATGGCAATCTGGTGGCGTGGCTAGTAGAAAAACACCTAGAAATGTCCTCAGTATCGCAGCGCAAAGATATTCAAGATCCCGAGGTCATTCGGGAATTCGCCTTAACTATGGGCGATATACAACACCTAGATTATTTATTCTGCCTCACCGTCGCTGACATTAACGCAACCAACCCCACACTGTGGACATCGTGGCGCGCATCATTAATGCGCCAACTATACGCCGAAACCAGACGGGCCTTGCGCCGCGGTTTAGAAAACCCTATCGACAAACAGGAATGGATTGCCGAAACTCAGCTCGGCGCCATTGAAAAGCTTGAAGACTATGGCTTTACTGAGACAGAAATTCGCGAACTGTGGGCCGACACCGGCGAAGATTATTTTATTCGCGAGCAGATCGACGACATCGTTTGGCACACCCGCGCCATTGCTGACCGTGTAAAAGCCAATGCTACCGTGGTACTGATTAAAGAAGGCGGTCTGCTGGACCACGCTGGCGTTAGCCAAATATTTGTCCACACCCACGCGCGAGTGGGCTTGTTTGCACAGCTCGCAGAGGCCATGGAACAGCTAGATCTAAGCATTCAAGACGCCCGCATTTATAATAGTGGCACCGGCTACACACTGGACACATTCTATGTGCTGGGTGCAGATGGTGAGTCCATTGGCGACAACCCTAACCGCATTGCACATATTATTGAGTTTATGCGTGAACATTTAGAAAACCCTGATGACTTCTCTGCAGCCAGTCGACGCACACCGCGCCAAATGCGCTTATTTTCCACGCCAACCAGAACCAGCATGACCACAGATTTAAATAAAGCGCAGACTGTACTGGAAGTCATTACCCCCGACCGGCCGGGTTTACTCGCACACTTAGCGCGTATTTTTAATCAGTATAATATCCAACTTCAAAACGCAAAAATTGCCACACTCGGCGAGCGGGTAGAGGATGTATTTTTTATTACCGATGAGAATCAACAGCCCATCGACGACCCCCAAATTTGCGAAGAGATACAGCAGGCAATCTGTCGTGAACTAGATGAGAAGGCGAGTAGAAAGGTCCTATGAATCCACATTTAAGCGCACTGCACGCCTATCCATTTGAAAAACTACGACTGCTATTTGAAGATCTAACTGCGCCGTCACTGACACCCATCGCGCTGTCAATTGGCGAGCCAAAACACCAATCGCCTCAGTTTGTCAGCGAAGCAATTAGCCAAAACTTAGACAGATTAAGCAACTACCCCACCACCAAGGGCATTCCTGAATTACGTCAGGCGATCTCAAGGTGGGCTTGCAAGCGCTTTACCCTAAAGCAACTCAATCCCGACACCCAAATACTACCCGTCAATGGCACCCGTGAAGCCTTGTTCGCCTTCGCACAAACCGTGGTCAACCCAAGCCCAGAGGCCTTGGTGTGCAGCCCCAACCCCTTCTACCAAATTTATGAAGGCGCGGCTTTACTCGCCGGAGCCACACCAGAATTTCTAGCGTGTCGACCTGAGAACGGATTTATTCCAAACTTTGACGCTGTCAGCCCTAACATTTGGCAACGCTGCCAATTGCTATACATTTGTACGCCGGGAAACCCTAGTGGCGCGGTGATGAACTGCCAACAGATGCAAAAGCTAATCTCTCTTGCAGATCAATACGACTTCATCATTGCCAGCGACGAGTGTTATTCCGAGCTCTATTTTGACGAAGGCTCGCCGCCGCCGGGATTGCTGCAAGCCTGCGACGAATTAGGTCGCAGTGACTACCACCGCTGCGTGGTCTTTCACAGCCTGTCAAAACGCTCAAATTTACCGGGCTTAAGATCGGGCTTTGTCGCCGGCGATGCAGAAATACTCAAAGACTTTTTGCTATACCGCACCTATCACGGCTGCGCCATGCCCGTTCAACATCAACTTGCTAGTGCTGCTGCGTGGCAGGACGAAGAACACGTTAAAGCCAATCGGGTATTGTACCGGCAAAAATTCAATCAGGTTCTCGACATCCTTGATGGCTGCCTCGATGTCAGCCTTCCCGAAGCGTCCTTTTATCTGTGGGCTAAAACCCCAATAGCCGATACCGAGTTTGCACGCGGCTTGTTTGAGCAGCAGCATGTCACCGTATTACCCGGAAGCTATTTATCCAGAGAAGTGGATGGTTTTAATCCCGGCGCCAACTATGTGCGCATGGCTCTAGTTGCCGAACCGGAGCAATGCGCGGAAGGTGCACGGCGCATTAAAGCCTATGTTCAAAGCCTTAAAAACACCGCAGGGAACGATCAAAGCCAATGCTAAAAAAAGAGCGCGCGGCTTATATTGCTCAGCGTCTGCAAGAGCTCTATCCAGAACAACCGATCCCGCTGGATCATAAAGATCCCTACACATTACTGGTCGCCGTTTTACTTTCAGCGCAGTGTACCGATGCTCGCGTTAATCAAATCACCCCAGCACTGTTTGAATTAGCTGACAATCCCTTTGATATGGCTAAGCAGAACGTGGAAATTATTCGGGCTATCATTCGCCCCTGCGGACTATCGCCACAGAAGTCCAGCGCCATCAAACGCCTGTCAGAAATCTTGGTTGACAAATATAACGGCGTCGTCCCGCAAAGCATGGCCGCCTTAGAAACCCTGCCCGGTGTTGGCCACAAAACCGCCAGCGTGGTTATGTCCCAAGCCTTTGGCGTGCCCGCCTTCGCGGTCGATACCCACATTCATCGCCTGGCACAACGCTGGGGCCTGACCAACGGTAAAAATGTGGTGCAAACAGAGAAAGATCTAAAATCGCTGTTTCCCAAGGATCGCTGGATCGCCCTGCACCTGCAAATTATTTTCTATGGACGTGAGTACTGCAGCGCTAGGGGCTGTGATGGCAGGGTCTGTGAAATTTGTACCACCTGCTACCCGCGCCGCCGCAATCCCAAGATAGTTCACAAACCCTAGCAGGCACTAGGACTAGATGACGCGTGACAAGACAGTCTTCGCATAAGACACCCAGCTCCCGCAGTGGATTCTCGGCTTTGAATTGACTCATTCATATAGATTCACCCATAAGTAGTCCGCTTTGGACACCTTATGGGTGTGGATTCAAGTGATCAAAAACTCTACATTAGTATCGTCCGCCCCGTAACATTTTCATATCGAGCGTTCTCAGCTTTCTATGCGAGGCTATCCGTGAAAATTAGTATTTTTTAGTTAGTTTTTTAAAAATAATACGCTGAATCAATGCCTTGTTTTAACAAGGTTGTAAGTCCCGCGAAAAATAATCAGAAAAGCCACGACCGGGCAATCCTGTTAAGATAAGTGTTCTAGTATTAGCTGATTCACGCGCTCAGGTTGCAGCAATGATATCCAGTGATGACCACTCAGACGCTCATATCGCCAAGAGCCGTCCAAATATTTTTCTGATTCCAGCATTTGCTCTTCCGTCAAAAAGCGATCTCCGTCGCTCCATATCGCTAGCGTGGGTGCAGACACTCGCGGTTGCCTATGAATCAATATAGGTAGCAATCCCGCTCGGTAAATACGTAACGCGGCAGTCATCCGACCTGGTTCACGCAGGCGTTGCATCACCTCGTCCATGTCAGGATGCGTTGCGAATACTTTGCGCAAAGAAAATCGCCCCTCTCCGCTCAATAGGTATTCCGCCAGACCACCAAACTGGAAAAAGATGGTGTACCAACCCAGCAACTTTTGTTTGAAGCCCGCACGCCCATATGCTGTGGGATGTCCTACGGACATCACAAGCAACTTATTGCTACGTTGTGGGTGGTATGCAGCGAAAAACCAGGCAACAACAGCACCCCAGTCGTGCCCTATAATATGTGCCTTATCAATACCTAAATGATCCAGCAAGGCTGCACGATCACCAGCGATTCTAATGGCATTGTAATCGCGAACTCGCGGTGCTATGTCGGACTCACCACACCCGAGGGTATCAGGTGCAATACATCGGTAGCCCGCCGCATGCAGAGTATCGATCTGTGCTTTCCACATAGCTGCGGTATCCGGAAAACCATGCAGCAGCATTACCACAGGGCGATCTCGAGCACCCGGCGCTGAATCCAGATACGAATGACTAAATCCGCGATGTTCGAATTTAGCGCGAGTTAATTCCATTATGATGACCTCATTAATTTGCCATGTTTAAGCATCAAGCGGCGTATATTAAATCTCATGAACCCAAAGAAGCCACTCGGCAAGTGGCTCGCGACAAAGCGCGCGTGCGTATATATTTTTTTCGGGGCTCTCATATGTCTGGTCTCCCTTTCATATGTGATTGATCTTAAAATCTTGTTTTTTAGGAGAACTGGAGAAAAAGCACTCTCCTCCACCAGACCGAGCGTAAATCCTAGAGAAGAATAAATATACCGTTATATTCAGCTTTACAAGATACCTATATGAAGCGGTGTGTATGGCCGCTATTGTGACAGTCCGGCAATAATATGGACGATTTTTTGGTTATATCATCGGTAAAACGCCAGCTAGGAACTGGACACCATACCGCAGCAAGCGCTCATTTTGGCGAACTTATGGTTCAACTACCCTGCCTAGTTATAGGTGAATCACAATTCAATTAAATAATAGCTGCTGTTGTTTTACAGGAACTCGCAGCTTACCGCGCCTCATTTCAGTTCTGAGTTGCCTACTCAGAACGAGGCTCTTCATGAGATGACCTTCCAGTGAGCGACTCCTCTTCAGACTGAGACGCTTGAGCCTCAGGGTTTTGAGGTACGGCGTCTTCAAGCCACGATTCCTCATCGGGCAACATTTCTAAAACCGTGGGCGTGGTGCGCACCATCGCCACAAAGTGCGCGCTATTATCTTCTGGCTGTATTTTATTTTCTGCTAAATGCCGCGCCGTGAATAAACACAGGGCGAGCTGCATAATCACAAAATATCCGACCAAGGCATGCTGATCAAATAAAGCCATACCTTGGCCTGCAAGTGCAGGCCCAAGAGCCGCGCCTATACCGTGTATAAATAACAGGGTACTGGCGCCCGACAGAATATTTTCATGCTCTAATTTATCCATCAGTATGGCAACAGACACTGGATAAACACAAAATGCAAAACCGCCGTATACGGCCGCCATTAAGAACACCCAATTTCCAAAATACGACGCTACCCACATCAAACATGCCGACACAGCCGCCAATGCAGTAACCGCTATGATTACTCGGCGACGATCGTGGGTATCTGAATACCGTCCAAGTGGGTATTGAAATAAGGCGCCACCAAGTATGGCGCAGCTCATAAATGTCGCAACGCCGCTACTCGTTAGGCCAATAGCGCTGGCATATATAGCCGACAGCCCCCAAAAGCCCCCCATCGCCAAACCCGACAACAACGAACCGGCAACCGCTACTGGCGATGATTTAGCGATGGCGCTAATTTTAAGACGGGGTACAACGGTTATTTCAGGCTGATTCATGCGGGTCAGTGCTATTGGCATTAAACTTATAGTGATTAGCATTGCTGAAATGGCAAACAATATAAAACCACTGGGTGAACCGAAGCGAATAAATTGCTGCGCGATCGCAAGCGAGCCCAGATTCACCACCATATACACCGCAAAAACCCGACCACGCTGAGCACCAGTAGCCTGGGAATTTAGCCAACTTTCAATCACGGTATACAAAATAACTAGGGCGGCGCCAGTCATAATACGCAGCAGCAACCAGCTAAGCGGGCTTACAAACAAGACATGCAGAAGCACTGAACACGATGCCAATGCGGCGCAGCAAGTGAAGGCGCGAATATGGCCAACTCGCTGAATTAACGGCAGGGCAATAAAAGTACCGACAAAAAAGCCAACAAAATACCCGGACATAATCAAGCCCATGGTGTCGTCGGGATAAGCTTCAAGCCCGCCACGAATTGCCAACAAGGTATTAAGTAGACCGCTGCCAAGCAGCAGAAGCGAAGCGCCAAGAAGCAGCGCGGTAATGGGCACAATTAGACGTAACATGCATTAGTAAATGCAATGAATGTACCAATCATGGCTGACTATGGATTCAGATCAAGCACAAGTGCCGTGATCCACGCTGGAGAATTTGCTATCCTTGGCGGCCGAATTTTACCGCCTGTCCTCAGCAATATAGAGAAGACACATGAGCACCAAACTATACGGCATCAAAAATTGCGATACCGTCCGCGCTGCAAGGCGCTGGCTGGAATCCCACAACGTTGATTTCGACTTTCAGGATGTACGAGATACGCCACTCAAGGCCGAGCAACTCACAACATGGCTGCAACAACTCGGCCTCGACGCGCTGGTCAATAAACGCAGTACCACATGGAAACAGCTGTCTGAAGAGCAACGCCATACTTTAAGTGAAGACAGTGCAGTTGCATTGCTTCTTGAGCATCCGACGCTAATGAAACGCCCCCTACTGGACACCGGCAGCGCCTTACATCTGGGCTTTAAAGCCGCCGACTATGAATCGCTCTTTACCCATCACACCCTTTAAATCAATATACGAGACGCACTAATGACTCAAGCATCTTTCGCATTCGGCCTCGGCCTTGGCACTCAAAATAGCAAAGGCGAATGGCTGGACACGTTTTACCCGAGCCCACTATTAAATCCTAGCGAAGACCTTATTAAGGCAGTACAAACCGTCATTGCCCCATTACAGGGCAATACCGCTATTGCCGTGACTAGTGAGCAAATGGCACAAATTGCCGACGCAATCGCGGCAAGCGACAGCGCCGCGCAAGCCACTATTGCCGCACAGCTTGCCAGCGGCGACCAGCCCTTGGTCATCACTCTATTAAGCAGCGATGATGCCCCCGGATCTGTACCCGAAGGCTATTTGAAACTTCACTTGTTATCGCACCGTCTCGTTAAGCCCCACAGCATCGATCTAACTGGTTTATTCGGCGTTTTACCGAATGTCGCGTGGACTAATTTGGGCGCGGTCGATATTAGTGAGCTAGCGGATCGTCAGCTCAAAGCCCGCCTAAAAGGTGAGCTTCTGGAAGTGATGTCGGTAGATAAATTTCCAAAAATGACTAACTACGTTGTGCCTGCAGGCGTTCGTATTGCCCACACCGCGCGGGTTCGTCTAGGGGCTTACTTGGGCGAAGGTACAACTATTATGCACGAGGGCTTCGTCAACTTTAACGCCGGCACCGAAGGCCCCGGCATGATTGAAGGTCGAATTTCTGCCGGTGTGATGGTAGGTTCCGGCTCCGATCTCGGTGGCGGCTGCTCTACTATGGGCACACTATCAGGCGGCAATAATATTATTATTTCGGTCGGCAAAGAATGTCTGATCGGCGCCAATGCCGGTGTCGGTATTCCCCTGGGAGATCGCTGCACTATTGAAGCCGGCCTTTATATTACTGCGGGCTCAGTACTCACCATGATAGACGCAGACGGCGCAGTAGCTGGTACGACCAAGGCCCGCGAATTATCTGGTCAGTCTGACTTACTGTTTCGCCGCAACTCTAAAAATGGCGCTATTGAAGTATTAACAAATAAGTCTGCCATCGCACTAAACGAGATGCTGCACGCCCACAACTAAGCCGCTTTTTAATGGCTATGCGCCCTGCCCTCGCAGGGCGTTTCTTTATCTACTGGTG
This portion of the Zhongshania sp. R06B22 genome encodes:
- a CDS encoding alpha/beta fold hydrolase, whose product is MELTRAKFEHRGFSHSYLDSAPGARDRPVVMLLHGFPDTAAMWKAQIDTLHAAGYRCIAPDTLGCGESDIAPRVRDYNAIRIAGDRAALLDHLGIDKAHIIGHDWGAVVAWFFAAYHPQRSNKLLVMSVGHPTAYGRAGFKQKLLGWYTIFFQFGGLAEYLLSGEGRFSLRKVFATHPDMDEVMQRLREPGRMTAALRIYRAGLLPILIHRQPRVSAPTLAIWSDGDRFLTEEQMLESEKYLDGSWRYERLSGHHWISLLQPERVNQLILEHLS
- the dapD gene encoding 2,3,4,5-tetrahydropyridine-2,6-dicarboxylate N-succinyltransferase, coding for MTQASFAFGLGLGTQNSKGEWLDTFYPSPLLNPSEDLIKAVQTVIAPLQGNTAIAVTSEQMAQIADAIAASDSAAQATIAAQLASGDQPLVITLLSSDDAPGSVPEGYLKLHLLSHRLVKPHSIDLTGLFGVLPNVAWTNLGAVDISELADRQLKARLKGELLEVMSVDKFPKMTNYVVPAGVRIAHTARVRLGAYLGEGTTIMHEGFVNFNAGTEGPGMIEGRISAGVMVGSGSDLGGGCSTMGTLSGGNNIIISVGKECLIGANAGVGIPLGDRCTIEAGLYITAGSVLTMIDADGAVAGTTKARELSGQSDLLFRRNSKNGAIEVLTNKSAIALNEMLHAHN
- the map gene encoding type I methionyl aminopeptidase, translating into MNVSIKTPDEIAAMRIAGRLAADVLEMITPYVKPGISTGELDQICHDYIVNVQNAIPAPLNYNGFPKSVCTSVNEVICHGIPSDKKILKDGDILNIDVTVIKDGWHGDTNRMYYVGTVPEHAKRLCEVTQECLYQAIALVKPGCTLSDIGTTIAKHARGKHYSVVEEYCGHGIGLVFHEDPQVLHYGEGYNRRNDLVLKEGMTFTIEPMINAGKKQTKLNTKDGWTVTTRDRRLSAQWEHTMAVTADGVEVLTARPDEPFYREL
- a CDS encoding MFS transporter, encoding MLRLIVPITALLLGASLLLLGSGLLNTLLAIRGGLEAYPDDTMGLIMSGYFVGFFVGTFIALPLIQRVGHIRAFTCCAALASCSVLLHVLFVSPLSWLLLRIMTGAALVILYTVIESWLNSQATGAQRGRVFAVYMVVNLGSLAIAQQFIRFGSPSGFILFAISAMLITISLMPIALTRMNQPEITVVPRLKISAIAKSSPVAVAGSLLSGLAMGGFWGLSAIYASAIGLTSSGVATFMSCAILGGALFQYPLGRYSDTHDRRRVIIAVTALAAVSACLMWVASYFGNWVFLMAAVYGGFAFCVYPVSVAILMDKLEHENILSGASTLLFIHGIGAALGPALAGQGMALFDQHALVGYFVIMQLALCLFTARHLAENKIQPEDNSAHFVAMVRTTPTVLEMLPDEESWLEDAVPQNPEAQASQSEEESLTGRSSHEEPRSE
- the glnD gene encoding [protein-PII] uridylyltransferase encodes the protein MSQSALPDIHALAQPGESIKTYKNYLKTLASDLKTSFEAGENIRTLVTLRSQRIDELLQGIWQSYQWGDDISLIAVGGYGRGELHPYSDIDLLILTSDDCADYRDNIESLITLLWDINLEIGHSVRSMGECCQTAADDITVATNLMESRTLAGNPELHTELMHKVGPDNIWPSSEFFRAKWDEQISRHRKYANSEYNLEPNVKSSPGGLRDIQMIGWVVKRHFGAQSIDELVERQFLSKEELDTLKDGQDFLWKMRFALHLLAGREEDRLVFDHQRTLAAQFGFTDGDGKLAVEQFMQQYYRWAMHLGELNDVLMQHFDETILRACEAETVFEINSRFRVRNGHIEVCNAKVFSKTPSALMEIFVLMASNDAIDGVRASTIRLIRKSHHLINDSFRANPKNKRYFLELLRSPQRVALSLRRMKRFGILDKFIPAFAGIVGQMQHDLFHIYSVDAHTLELIKNISRFRYPSMVETYPMACRIMQRLPKPELLYLAGLFHDIAKGRGGDHSSLGAVDAREFCAHLGLNKRDGNLVAWLVEKHLEMSSVSQRKDIQDPEVIREFALTMGDIQHLDYLFCLTVADINATNPTLWTSWRASLMRQLYAETRRALRRGLENPIDKQEWIAETQLGAIEKLEDYGFTETEIRELWADTGEDYFIREQIDDIVWHTRAIADRVKANATVVLIKEGGLLDHAGVSQIFVHTHARVGLFAQLAEAMEQLDLSIQDARIYNSGTGYTLDTFYVLGADGESIGDNPNRIAHIIEFMREHLENPDDFSAASRRTPRQMRLFSTPTRTSMTTDLNKAQTVLEVITPDRPGLLAHLARIFNQYNIQLQNAKIATLGERVEDVFFITDENQQPIDDPQICEEIQQAICRELDEKASRKVL
- the dapC gene encoding succinyldiaminopimelate transaminase gives rise to the protein MNPHLSALHAYPFEKLRLLFEDLTAPSLTPIALSIGEPKHQSPQFVSEAISQNLDRLSNYPTTKGIPELRQAISRWACKRFTLKQLNPDTQILPVNGTREALFAFAQTVVNPSPEALVCSPNPFYQIYEGAALLAGATPEFLACRPENGFIPNFDAVSPNIWQRCQLLYICTPGNPSGAVMNCQQMQKLISLADQYDFIIASDECYSELYFDEGSPPPGLLQACDELGRSDYHRCVVFHSLSKRSNLPGLRSGFVAGDAEILKDFLLYRTYHGCAMPVQHQLASAAAWQDEEHVKANRVLYRQKFNQVLDILDGCLDVSLPEASFYLWAKTPIADTEFARGLFEQQHVTVLPGSYLSREVDGFNPGANYVRMALVAEPEQCAEGARRIKAYVQSLKNTAGNDQSQC
- the nth gene encoding endonuclease III, with translation MLKKERAAYIAQRLQELYPEQPIPLDHKDPYTLLVAVLLSAQCTDARVNQITPALFELADNPFDMAKQNVEIIRAIIRPCGLSPQKSSAIKRLSEILVDKYNGVVPQSMAALETLPGVGHKTASVVMSQAFGVPAFAVDTHIHRLAQRWGLTNGKNVVQTEKDLKSLFPKDRWIALHLQIIFYGREYCSARGCDGRVCEICTTCYPRRRNPKIVHKP
- a CDS encoding ArsC family reductase, whose protein sequence is MSTKLYGIKNCDTVRAARRWLESHNVDFDFQDVRDTPLKAEQLTTWLQQLGLDALVNKRSTTWKQLSEEQRHTLSEDSAVALLLEHPTLMKRPLLDTGSALHLGFKAADYESLFTHHTL